One Acetomicrobium sp. S15 = DSM 107314 DNA segment encodes these proteins:
- a CDS encoding RNase adapter RapZ, giving the protein RDAAVDSLVRRDEQSRRRHPMGADLALREAFAKERKTLALIRVIADMVVGHDTMLNTESYSFVNTMPPMGVYSPTSATEYSPLKVNPSFSCVYD; this is encoded by the coding sequence CGCGACGCCGCTGTGGATTCGTTGGTAAGGAGAGATGAACAGTCGCGCCGCCGACACCCCATGGGGGCGGACCTCGCCTTGCGCGAAGCGTTCGCCAAGGAAAGAAAGACCTTGGCGCTGATACGGGTAATTGCCGATATGGTTGTGGGCCATGACACGATGTTAAATACCGAAAGCTATAGCTTTGTAAACACCATGCCTCCTATGGGGGTTTATTCTCCCACGAGTGCAACGGAGTATTCACCACTCAAAGTTAACCCCTCCTTCTCATGTGTCTATGACTAA